The following are encoded in a window of Nocardioides houyundeii genomic DNA:
- a CDS encoding helix-turn-helix domain-containing protein, whose amino-acid sequence MAKGKVGKTVESLGNFSLGDYLREQRLASKLSLRQLADLAGVSNPYLSQIERGLRKPSAEVLQQIARALRISSEQLYVRAGILSLEEGAGSSVELAILNDPLLTERQKQSLLDVYQSFLAVNARTDNPKE is encoded by the coding sequence ATGGCCAAGGGCAAGGTGGGCAAGACCGTCGAGTCACTGGGCAACTTCTCCCTCGGGGACTACCTCCGGGAGCAGCGGCTCGCCTCGAAGCTCTCCCTGCGTCAGCTGGCCGACCTGGCCGGGGTGTCCAACCCCTACCTCAGCCAGATCGAACGAGGGCTGCGCAAGCCCTCGGCCGAAGTGCTCCAGCAGATCGCCCGAGCGCTGCGGATCTCCTCCGAACAGCTCTACGTCCGGGCGGGGATCCTCAGCCTGGAGGAGGGAGCCGGCAGCTCGGTGGAGCTGGCGATCCTCAACGACCCGCTCCTCACCGAACGCCAGAAGCAGTCCCTGCTCGACGTCTACCAATCGTTCCTCGCGGTCAACGCGCGGACGGACAACCCGAAGGAGTGA